From Dermochelys coriacea isolate rDerCor1 chromosome 8, rDerCor1.pri.v4, whole genome shotgun sequence, the proteins below share one genomic window:
- the LOC119860819 gene encoding protocadherin-10-like → MARVVSGEPYPGAMGAGVWGSGWTWSRQMLLLLVTSCLEPAAGQLRYSVAEELEHGAFVANIAEDLGLDVSKLSTRRFRIVSRAGTKQHLEVNLENGILFVNEKIDREEVCEAGGACLLHLQLVIESPLALYRVEVEVLDINDNAPSFPWPEYVLEVTESALPGARFPLESAQDPDVGTNSLRTYLLSSNGFFSLEVQTRSDGSKFAELVLERALDREQQRSHRLLLTALDGGLPERSGTAGILVTVLDANDNVPAFDQPSYGVSLPEDAPPGTLVIKLNATDLDEGTNGEIEYSFSGHAPPRVRQLFCVEPRSGQVRLAGPLDYERARLHELYVQAKDRGPSAVAVHCRVLVHLLDVNDNAPEVSLTSVSTPVLEDAPPGTVIAVISVLDRDSGDNGQVSCEIPRNVPFQLQAAFRNYYTLVTTAALDREAAPEYNLSITARDMGSPALLTRKTLTVQVSDINDNAPRFLQPSYSVYVLENNAPGASICSVSAVDPDCRQNAYLSYSIAEGHIQGMPVATYVSINSDSGHMYALRSLDYEQIRNFQVQVQAQDAGFPPLSSNVTVNVFILDQNDNAPVIVSPVPRNGSLATEVVPRSADPGYLVGKVSAIDADSGQNSRLSYQILQATDPSLFSVALYTGELRTIRAFLDKDATRQRLVIQVRDNGQPPLSASVSLLLSVVESMPETLSDFNELSLNPELSSSTLTLYLIVSLGSVSFTFLVAIIILTAIKCHKDRHSLHGYGCSLPTCCCVRTRASAEVFKNSNIKPQLSSGNKVPTNCLDVAGSGPPGYCYKVCLTPESAKSDFMFLKPYSPSPQRNNEKAAEDLPGPGRKAREANNTVSAASQIKQPNVDWLPTKTQRSALKSSQSLEDVAGIRRGVQKEHDRLRTLVTPVSEFQKASGTSNSIWTPRYGPLYPPHIPPLDYQHNVYIPGTPTMLKNKEGPHCLEPEDKNSFSTFGKRKQMATYCDIGDSMIINNDLK, encoded by the exons GCTGCGCTACTCGGTCGCCGAGGAGCTGGAGCACGGCGCCTTCGTGGCTAACATCGCCGAGGACCTGGGTCTGGACGTGTCCAAGCTGTCGACGCGGCGGTTCCGCATCGTGTCCCGGGCCGGCACCAAGCAGCATCTGGAGGTGAACTTGGAGAACGGGATCCTCTTCGTCAACGAGAAGATCGACCGCGAGGAGGTGTGCGAGGCCGGCGgggcctgcctgctgcacctgcaGCTGGTGATCGAGAGCCCACTGGCGCTGTACCGCGTGGAGGTGGAGGTGCTGGACATCAACGACAACGCGCCCAGCTTCCCCTGGCCGGAGTACGTGCTGGAGGTGACCGAGTCGGCGCTGCCCGGCGCCCGCTTCCCGCTGGAGAGCGCGCAGGACCCGGACGTGGGCACCAACTCCCTGCGCACCTACCTGCTCAGCTCCAACGGCTTCTTCTCGCTCGAGGTGCAGACTCGCAGCGACGGCAGCAAGTTCGCCGAGCTGGTGCTGGAGCGAGCCCTGGATCGCGAGCAGCAGCGCAGCCACCGCCTGCTGCTCACCGCCCTGGACGGCGGCCTCCCGGAGCGGTCGGGCACCGCCGGAATCCTCGTCACCGTGCTGGACGCCAACGACAACGTGCCGGCCTTCGACCAGCCCTCGTATGGGGTGAGCCTGCCCGAGGACGCGCCCCCAGGCACGCTGGTCATCAAGCTCAACGCCACGGACCTGGACGAGGGCACGAACGGCGAGATCGAGTACTCCTTCAGCGGCCACGCGCCGCCCCGGGTGCGCCAGCTCTTCTGCGTGGAGCCGCGCAGCGGCCAAGTGCGCCTGGCCGGCCCGCTGGACTACGAGCGCGCGCGCCTGCACGAGCTCTACGTGCAGGCCAAGGACCGCGGCCCCTCGGCGGTGGCCGTGCACTGCCGGGTGCTGGTGCACCTGCTCGACGTCAACGACAACGCGCCGGAGGTGAGCCTCACCTCGGTTTCCACGCCGGTGTTGGAGGACGCGCCGCCGGGCACCGTGATCGCCGTGATCAGCGTGCTGGACCGCGACTCCGGGGACAACGGGCAGGTGAGCTGCGAGATCCCCCGCAACGTGCCCTTCCAGCTCCAGGCCGCCTTCCGCAACTACTACACGCTGGTCACCACCGCGGCGCTGGACCGCGAGGCCGCGCCCGAGTACAACCTCAGCATCACGGCGCGGGACATGGGCTCGCCCGCGCTGCTCACCAGGAAGACCCTGACCGTCCAGGTGTCGGACATCAACGACAACGCGccccgcttcctgcagccctcctACAGCGTCTATGTGCTGGAGAACAACGCCCCGGGCGCCTCCATCTGCTCGGTCAGCGCCGTGGACCCAGACTGCCGGCAGAACGCCTACCTGTCCTACTCCATCGCCGAGGGGCACATCCAGGGCATGCCCGTGGCCACCTATGTCTCCATCAACTCGGATAGCGGGCACATGTACGCGCTGCGCTCGCTGGACTACGAGCAGATCCGCAACTTCCAGGTGCAGGTGCAGGCGCAGGACGCGGGCTTCCCCCCGCTCAGCAGCAATGTCACCGTCAACGTCTTCATCCTGGACCAGAATGACAACGCGCCGGTCATCGTCTCGCCCGTGCCCCGCAATGGCTCGCTTGCCACAGAGGTGGTGCCCCGCTCGGCCGACCCCGGCTACCTGGTGGGAAAGGTGTCAGCCATAGATGCGGACTCCGGGCAGAATTCCCGGCTCTCCTACCAGATCCTGCAGGCCACTGACCCCAGCCTCTTCAGCGTGGCCCTGTACACTGGCGAGCTCCGCACCATCCGAGCCTTCCTGGACAAAGATGCCACCAGGCAGCGCTTGGTCATCCAGGTGCGGGACAACGGGCAGCCGCCGCTCTCTGCCTCTGTATCCCTGCTGCTGTCCGTGGTGGAAAGCATGCCCGAGACCCTGTCCGATTTCAACGAGCTCTCCCTAAACCCCGAACTCTCCTCCTCCACGCTCACCCTCTACCTCATCGTCTCCCTGGGCTCCGTGTCTTTCACCTTTCTGGTGGCCATCATCATCCTCACGGCCATCAAGTGCCACAAGGACCGGCACTCTCTGCATGGCTAtggctgctccctccccacctgctgctgcGTGAGGACCAGGGCCTCGGCCGAGGTCTTCAAAAATTCCAACATCAAGCCCCAGCTCTCCTCGGGCAACAAAGTGCCCACCAACTGCCTGGACGTGGCGGGCAGCGGCCCTCCAGGCTACTGCTACAAAGTCTGCTTGACCCCGGAGTCCGCCAAAAGCGACTTCATGTTTCTAAAGCCCTACAGCCCGAGTCCGCAGAGGAACAACGAGAAAGCCGCCGAGGACTTACCAGGGCCGGGCAGGAAGGCCCGAGAGGCCAATAACACCGTCAGTGCCGCCAGCCAG ATCAAACAGCCCAATGTGGACTGGCTGCCTACAAAAACCCAGCGATCAGCCCTGAAAAG TTCGCAGAGTCTGGAGGACGTAGCGGGAATCCGCAGAGGAGTCCAGAAAGAGCACGACAGGCTGCGTACCCTGGTCACTCCAGTCTCTG AATTCCAGAAGGCATCCGGGACCTCCAACAGCATTTGGACCCCCAGGTACGGCCCCCTGTACCCGCCGCACATCCCACCTCTGGATTACCAGCACAACGTTTACATACCAGGGACCCCAACCATGCTGAAAAACAAGGAGGGGCCACACTGCCTGGAACCGGAGGACAAGAACAGCTTCTCCACTTTTGGGAAGAGGAAGCAAATGGCCACCTATTGCGATATAGGTGACAGCATGATTATCAACAATGACTTAAAATAA